Proteins from a genomic interval of Pseudophryne corroboree isolate aPseCor3 chromosome 4, aPseCor3.hap2, whole genome shotgun sequence:
- the LOC134908815 gene encoding uncharacterized protein LOC134908815, translated as MSFVSKRKARAVIAIAMVHHCLQKRKKKKKKRSYWSKDWLQSRDTASHSALLPELRENNPDDFRNYLRMSDAGFISLLRAVTPLIQKQDTCMRKSISAEQRLVATLRFLATGRSFEDLKFSTAISPQALGVLIPETCNAIVQVLKGEYLKFPTTPEEWKVVAKEFDDFWNFPNCGGAIGGRHVRINPPPHSGSFYYNHKGFFSIVLVAIVNAEYEFLMIDVGKNGRMSDGGVIEQTHFYHKLKEKMLYLPPTSDTKDGLNFVFVADESFCLHEHLLTPFPEKALTEEKKIFNYRLSRASRVVENAFGLLSSRFRIFHTTINLSPYKIELVAMACCLLHNFLRRSNSAEYCPGSMLERENMDDGSVIPGEWSCGPPGLVPLQLVQPQKLPCDAKISRDKYMEFFSGSGAVAWQDAMV; from the exons ATGAGCTTTGTCAGTAAGAGGAAGGCGCGCGCTGTCATCGCCATAGCCATGGTGCACCACTGCCtgcagaagaggaagaagaagaagaagaagaggtcgTACTGGAGCAAGGACTGGCTGCAGAGCCGCGACACGGCGTCCCACAGCGCCCTCTTACCGGAGCTCAGGGAGAACAATCCCGATGACTTCAGGAACTACCTCAGGATGTCGGACGCCGGCTTCATCTCCCTGCTGCGGGCGGTGACCCCGCTCATCCAGAAGCAGGACACCTGCATGAGAAAGTCCATCTCAGCGGAGCAGAGGCTGGTGGCCACGCTGCGCTTCCTGGCCACAGGCAGGTCCTTCGAGGACCTGAAGTTCTCTACAGCTATTTCCCCACAGGCCCTGGGGGTCCTAATACCAGAGACGTGCAATGCCATTGTGCAGGTGCTGAAAGGAGAGTACCTGAAG TTTCCTACAACTCCTGAAGAGTGGAAAGTGGTTGCCAAAGAGTTTGATGACTTCTGGAACTTCCCAAACTGTGGAGGGGCAATCGGCGGGAGGCATGTGCGCATCAACCCCCCTCCTCATAGCGGCTCATTCTACTACAACCACAAAGGGTTCTTCAGTATTGTGCTCGTGGCCATAGTCAACGCTGAATATGAGTTTCTCATGATTGATGTTGGAAAAAACGGGAGGATGTCGGATGGTGGGGTTATCGAGCAGACACATTTCTATCACAAGCTGAAGGAAAAAATGTTGTATCTTCCACCGACTAGCGATACAAAAGATGGACTTAActttgtgttcgtggcagatgagtCCTTCTGCTTACATGAACACTTACTGACGCCTTTCCCAGAGAAAGCTCTGACGGAAGAGAAGAAGATCTTCAACTATCGACTGTCGAGAGCAAGTCGCGTGGTGGAAAATGCCTTTGGCCTCCTCTCGAgccggttcaggatcttccacacCACCATAAACTTATCCCCATATAAGATTGAACTGGTAGCTATGGCGTGCTGCTTGCTCCATAATTTCCTGCGGCGGAGTAACAGTGCCGAGTATTGTCCGGGAAGCATGTTGGAGCGAGAGAACATGGACGATGGGTCAGTCATCCCTGGCGAATGGAGCTGTGGACCTCCGGGGCTGGTGCCGCTACAGCTGGTTCAACCACAAAAACTTCCTTGTGACGCAAAAATCAGCAGGGACAAGTATATGGAGTTTTTCAGTGGCTCTGGTGCCGTGGCCTGGCAAGATGCCATGGTGTGA